A DNA window from Desulfobacterales bacterium contains the following coding sequences:
- a CDS encoding hydrogenase small subunit: MEKEQDFYQKLAQRGVSRRDFMRYCTFLTATMGLSSSFVPKVAEVFAAPKTRPPVVWLHFSECTGCSEAVLRSQYPYVDVLVLETLSMEYHETIMAAAGHQAEDNLKAAVKKYAGSFICVIEGAIATNFDGGYGKVAGRTFLEIAKEVVPKAAATIAIGSCASFGGISAAKPNPGGYKGVGEALGIKTVNIPGCPPNPVNFVGTVLNYILLGQLPTLDNLGRPLFAYGKTIHDQCPRRSHFENDEFVTQFGSEEAKLGYCLYKMGCRGPETHNNCPLAKFNHGTSWPVEVGHPCIGCSEPDFWDKMTPFYEEI, translated from the coding sequence ATGGAAAAAGAGCAGGATTTTTACCAAAAGCTAGCCCAGAGAGGCGTATCCCGCCGGGATTTTATGCGCTACTGTACGTTTCTGACGGCCACCATGGGATTATCTTCTTCTTTTGTCCCGAAAGTGGCCGAGGTGTTTGCAGCGCCCAAAACCCGGCCACCGGTGGTTTGGCTGCATTTCAGTGAATGCACGGGGTGTTCGGAAGCGGTATTGCGTTCGCAGTATCCGTATGTGGACGTGCTGGTTCTCGAAACGCTCTCCATGGAGTACCATGAAACCATCATGGCGGCTGCCGGTCATCAGGCAGAGGACAACTTGAAAGCGGCCGTGAAAAAGTATGCGGGCAGTTTCATCTGCGTGATTGAAGGGGCTATTGCCACTAATTTTGATGGCGGCTACGGCAAAGTTGCCGGAAGAACCTTTCTGGAAATCGCCAAGGAAGTGGTTCCCAAAGCAGCTGCCACCATCGCCATCGGATCATGCGCGTCTTTCGGCGGTATTTCCGCCGCCAAGCCGAACCCAGGCGGCTACAAGGGGGTGGGGGAGGCGCTTGGAATAAAAACCGTGAATATCCCGGGCTGCCCCCCCAACCCGGTGAATTTTGTCGGTACGGTGCTCAATTATATTTTGTTGGGTCAGTTACCAACCCTGGATAATCTGGGCCGCCCGCTGTTCGCCTACGGGAAAACCATTCATGATCAATGCCCTCGCCGATCCCATTTCGAAAACGATGAGTTTGTGACGCAGTTTGGTTCGGAAGAAGCAAAACTGGGCTACTGTCTGTATAAAATGGGATGCAGGGGCCCCGAAACCCACAACAACTGCCCACTTGCCAAATTTAATCACGGCACCAGCTGGCCCGTTGAAGTCGGACACCCCTGTATCGGCTGCAGCGAGCCGGATTTTTGGGACAAGATGACTCCCTTTTATGAAGAAATCTAA
- a CDS encoding tRNA-dihydrouridine synthase family protein → MKDLSDYLCTPLSIGTRTIRSRLVLAPMAMLGHVAFRELVNEFGGYGLLFSEMCSAKRILHENRYLSPYFRWRNEELPELVCQIFGSDPNIMAAAAHRIETEGFFGVDINFGCAASDICRHNGGAALLKDPALACRIVSAVREAITIPLFVKFRTGWKDDPDFAVNMAKRFEAAGADALTFHPRVAPDRRAHHPKWAYIGEIKKAVSIPVFGNGNVFDATDCLRMIRITGCDGVAVGRMAVAKPWLFAEWTRHQSVGNSIFRHTALRMAELLEKHYDPINALRRFRKFALYFAANFHFGHTFHTGIMNAMNIEGAKTVIEHFFHTDPGLARQPNINFLR, encoded by the coding sequence ATGAAAGATCTTTCAGACTATCTTTGCACGCCGCTTTCCATTGGGACACGCACCATTCGTTCCAGATTGGTATTGGCGCCCATGGCCATGCTGGGACATGTGGCGTTTCGCGAGCTGGTGAATGAATTCGGCGGATACGGGCTCCTTTTTTCCGAGATGTGCAGCGCCAAACGAATTCTGCATGAAAACCGATATCTCTCTCCTTATTTTCGGTGGCGGAATGAAGAACTGCCTGAATTGGTATGCCAGATTTTCGGATCGGATCCGAACATCATGGCCGCCGCCGCGCACCGAATCGAAACAGAAGGGTTTTTCGGCGTTGATATTAATTTCGGCTGCGCCGCCAGTGATATCTGCCGGCACAATGGCGGGGCCGCGTTGTTAAAGGATCCAGCACTCGCATGCCGAATTGTTTCGGCGGTTCGCGAAGCAATAACCATTCCCCTGTTTGTCAAATTTCGAACCGGCTGGAAAGATGACCCCGATTTTGCGGTGAATATGGCCAAACGTTTCGAGGCGGCCGGTGCCGATGCGCTGACCTTTCACCCGCGAGTCGCGCCGGACCGGCGGGCCCATCATCCGAAATGGGCCTATATCGGAGAAATAAAAAAAGCCGTCTCCATTCCAGTGTTCGGCAACGGAAATGTGTTTGATGCGACCGATTGCCTGCGCATGATTCGGATTACGGGGTGCGATGGGGTGGCCGTCGGCCGCATGGCGGTTGCAAAGCCCTGGCTGTTCGCGGAATGGACCCGCCATCAATCGGTGGGAAATTCGATTTTCCGCCATACCGCCCTTCGAATGGCCGAGCTGCTGGAAAAACATTATGATCCAATAAACGCGCTGAGGCGATTCAGAAAGTTTGCCTTGTACTTTGCCGCCAATTTTCACTTCGGTCATACCTTTCATACCGGCATTATGAACGCCATGAATATAGAAGGGGCAAAAACGGTTATCGAGCACTTCTTTCACACCGATCCGGGCCTTGCCCGTCAACCCAACATCAATTTTTTAAGGTGA
- a CDS encoding SPOR domain-containing protein yields the protein MEQKSTGRRMQEKNKVAEKPLKRKGTLIWGSICLIISFWMFCLGILVGRGKAPVEFDIQALQKELSELKRVALEKTLQRYQTDSKKADGKTELEFYEALKRTQDSPRPPIKSSKADTIKPPEKKQSPLSPATVHSGTNTVASVEQKEVSEGSKSTGTTAPIKVRAETFKKVKPDIKTSSPSSPAAWTIQVAALKDASEADRMVSQLSQKGYAAYKLTGEVPGKGVWHRVRVGRYRQREETAAVINRLATDQYRPIPINTGETKP from the coding sequence ATGGAACAAAAATCGACCGGTAGACGGATGCAGGAAAAAAACAAGGTCGCTGAAAAGCCCTTAAAGAGAAAAGGGACGTTGATTTGGGGGAGCATCTGTCTAATAATCAGTTTTTGGATGTTTTGCCTGGGCATTTTGGTGGGCCGCGGCAAGGCACCGGTTGAATTTGATATTCAAGCACTTCAAAAAGAGCTATCGGAATTAAAAAGGGTGGCGCTTGAAAAAACCCTGCAACGCTACCAAACGGACTCTAAAAAGGCGGATGGCAAAACCGAGCTTGAGTTTTATGAGGCGTTGAAGCGCACTCAGGATTCACCACGGCCGCCCATCAAATCTTCGAAAGCGGACACGATCAAGCCGCCTGAGAAAAAGCAATCACCGCTTAGCCCGGCCACCGTGCATTCCGGAACCAACACGGTCGCATCTGTCGAACAAAAAGAAGTTTCCGAAGGGAGCAAAAGCACGGGCACCACTGCCCCAATCAAGGTTCGCGCAGAAACGTTTAAAAAAGTGAAGCCCGACATCAAAACATCGTCACCGTCATCCCCGGCAGCCTGGACCATTCAGGTTGCGGCGCTAAAAGACGCCTCGGAAGCCGACAGAATGGTGTCACAATTATCACAAAAGGGCTATGCGGCCTATAAGCTGACAGGGGAAGTCCCCGGGAAAGGCGTATGGCACCGGGTCCGTGTGGGACGATACCGGCAACGTGAGGAAACAGCGGCGGTTATCAACCGGTTGGCCACTGACCAGTATAGGCCGATTCCCATCAATACGGGTGAAACAAAGCCGTGA
- the gatC gene encoding Asp-tRNA(Asn)/Glu-tRNA(Gln) amidotransferase subunit GatC — MKITREDVLKVAHLARLEMDETAVDAVAVQIGKILDYIDQLNRVNTEGIALTSHAISLTNAFREDEGHPHLDRHAVLANAPESDEGCFIVPRVIG, encoded by the coding sequence ATGAAAATCACCAGAGAAGACGTGCTGAAAGTCGCTCATCTTGCCCGGCTGGAAATGGATGAAACTGCCGTTGATGCCGTTGCCGTGCAAATCGGCAAGATACTCGATTATATTGATCAGCTCAACCGGGTCAATACCGAGGGCATTGCATTAACTTCCCATGCCATATCCCTTACCAATGCGTTTCGGGAAGACGAAGGGCACCCGCATTTGGACCGCCACGCCGTGCTGGCCAATGCACCGGAAAGTGACGAGGGT